In the Malassezia vespertilionis chromosome 1, complete sequence genome, one interval contains:
- the OCA1 gene encoding protein-tyrosine-phosphatase (COG:V; EggNog:ENOG503NV1U), with protein sequence MLVPPPNFGMVEESLYRSGQPDQLNFPFLEKLSLKSVIWLAPEEPEVGALLVPKFV encoded by the exons ATGctcgtgccgccgccgaatTTCGGAATGGTTGAGGAGAGCTTGTACCGCTCTGGCCAGCCCGACCAGCTAAACTTTCCGTTTCTGGAGAAACTTAGTCTGAAATCCGTAATATGGCTTGCGCCAGAGGAGCCGGAAGTTG GCGCTTTGCTGGTCCCAAAGTTCGTGTAA
- a CDS encoding uncharacterized protein (COG:S; EggNog:ENOG503NVJ6) produces the protein MAGARPSKSTIWQMPAILYGTAWKDTRTTELVTAALVQGFRGVDTAGQRKHYREDLVGVGLRDAYEQLGISRYDVWIQTKYTPISGQDTHGFIPYDTNAPIADQVFQSFRNSIAQLHHGEAIPDIADLIAKYAVDARNGTPDQAPLQPVYVDSYLLHSPLETMQSTLEAWRVLEALVDVGVVREIGFSNVYDPEIYQALFQAARIKPSILQNRWHHSTGHDVSLLSLLSPLLSPNDFPLLDGALQPRGITYQPFWTLTGNTRLLESTPVAIMASKYNLTPSQVVYAFVHQGLGLPGLCTCVLSGTKNEEHMREAVQAVDSPPWTKDELASLRIEVYGE, from the exons ATGGCAGGGGCACGACCGTCCAAGTCAACTATCTGGCAAATGCCGGCTATTTTGTATGGCACAGCATGGAAAGATACACGCACGACTGAGCTTGTTACTGCGGCTTTGGTGCAAGGTTTCCGAGGAGTCGATACGGCCGGGCAGCGGAAGCATTATCGCGAGGACCTCGTGGGTGTCGGCTTGCGGGACGCGTATGAACAGCTCGGCATATCTCGGTACGATGTGTGGATTCAGACAAA ATACACGCCCATCTCGGGTCAGGACACACATGGTTTCATACCGTACGATACCAACGCCCCAATCGCGGACCAAGTGTTTCAAAGTTTCCGGAATAGCATTGCGCAATTGCATCATGGGGAAGCAATTCCTGATATTGCAGACTTAATTGCAAAGTATGCGGTAGATGCAAGGAACGGGACCCCCGACCAAGCGCCACTGCAGCCCGTGTATGTGGACAGCTACCTCTTGCACTCGCCGTTGGAGACAATGCAAAGCACCCTTGaagcatggcgcgtgctCGAGGCACTGGTGGATGTAGgtgtcgtgcgcgaaaTTGGATTTAGTAACGTGTACGACCCTGAAATCTACCAAGCCTTGttccaagccgcgcgaaTCAAGCCCTCCATTTTGCAGAATCGATGGCACCATTCTACCGGGCACGATGTGTCGCTTTTGTCACTTCTGTCCCCACTTTTATCCCCCAACGATTTTCCGTTGTTAGACGGGGCGTTGCAACCACGGGGCATCACGTACCAGCCTTTCTGGACACTAACGGGGAATACACGTCTGCTTGAGTCGACTCCGGTGGCCATTATGGCATCCAAGTACAACTTGACACCTTCGCAGGTTGTGTACGCGTTCGTGCACCAAGGCCTCGGGCTTCCTGGACTTTGCACCTGTGTGCTCAGTGGCACGAAGAATGAGGAACACATGCGAGAGGCGGTTCAAGCAGTGGATTCGCCTCCTTGGACAAAAGATGAGCTAGCTTCCCTGCGTATAGAAGTCTATGGTGAGTAG